In Leishmania mexicana MHOM/GT/2001/U1103 complete genome, chromosome 17, the following proteins share a genomic window:
- a CDS encoding mitogen-activated protein kinase kinase 3,putative encodes MDFYALQDSLLRNSKSGGSSDTVDVESRYVLIEKIGSGSYGDVWSATRRTGAKDVYAVKRIDKRHAGIKGLRSVMGEVETMSLLSHPNIVKLEETYQDEACLSIVMEYLPGGSLQHRIDRQNVSELETRRFITQLLMAVEYIHEKGIVHRDLKPSNCLLSQNDLVVKISDFGLSVFAGNKQCLTTCCGTLHFMAPEILLEKNYGKPVDMWAMGVMAHVMFFGRYPFQARTEAALTKDICRGYLPREEGGGGLPCPSLLQDFISQLLLYDPHRRMSAKDALKHPWIKEGLDANRRTSLYPSQAPSVTAMKPSARWRAAVLAVIGVQRLLYLQRIQRLVRLGYDGFPILRDYRYLVTGKYVPASTSVECSHMFHARPMALLELISMINTCPFLKHVDLSWNNIHSLSVIQSLLKVVTRHPSLQSIDLSHNPIPAVAGRSIVRLIRNPLSQVTSINVGDTGISADTIGQINSFLKEKLTPAALSYSASTGDMQSRLTQGSCDDALMTSSSTTVSSLQQKRSIGSGPLKQPAKKESRGVRLPPISRPPAARRHGKMP; translated from the coding sequence ATGGACTTCTACGCTTTGCAAGACAGTCTCTTGCGCAATTCCAAGAGCGGAGGCAGCTCTGACACCGTCGACGTCGAGTCTAGGTACGTCTTGATAGAGAAAATCGGCTCTGGCTCTTATGGCGATGTCTGGAGCGCGACTCGGCGCACAGGGGCGAAGGACGTGTACGCAGTGAAGCGCATCGACAAGCGTCACGCGGGCATCAAGGGACTGCGGAGCGTCATGGGCGAAGTGGAGACGATGAGCCTTCTTTCTCATCCCAATATCGTCAAGCTCGAGGAGACGTATCAAGACGAAGCTTGCCTATCAATTGTGATGGAGTACCTCCCTGGCGGTTCCCTTCAGCACCGCATAGACCGGCAAAACGTGTCTGAACTGGAGACGCGGCGCTTcatcacgcagctgctgatgGCTGTCGAGTACATTCATGAAAAGGGTATCGTCCACCGCGATTTGAAGCCGAGCAACTGCCTACTATCTCAAAATGACCTCGTCGTAAAGATATCAGACTTCGGGCTATCCGTGTTTGCCGGCAATAAGCAATGCTTGACGACGTGCTGTGGCACGCTGCACTTCATGGCACCCGAGATTCTGCTAGAGAAGAACTACGGTAAGCCGGTGGACATGTGGGCCATGGGCGTCATGGCACACGTGATGTTTTTCGGTCGTTACCCATTTCAGGCCCGtacagaggcggcgctgacgaaGGACATCTGCCGCGGGTATCTTCcgcgggaggagggtggtggtgggctgCCATGTCCATCGCTGCTACAAGACTTTATCAGTCAACTTCTCCTGTACGACCCACACCGTCGAATGAGCGCCAAAGATGCTCTCAAGCACCCATGGATCAAGGAAGGTTTAGACGCTAATCGGCGGACGTCCCTCTACCCGTCACAAGCACCTTCGGTGACAGCGATGAAGCCAtctgcgcgctggcgggcggcggtgctTGCAGTCATAGGCGTACAGCGGCTCCTCTACCTGCAGAGAATTCAGCGGCTAGTGCGGCTCGGTTATGACGGGTTTCCAATTTTGCGTGACTACCGCTACCTCGTAACCGGCAAGTATGTACCTGCAAGCACCTCTGTAGAGTGCAGCCACATGTTTCACGCGCGAccgatggcgctgctcgagTTGATCTCCATGATAAATACGTGCCCGTTCTTGAAACATGTAGATCTTAGCTGGAATAACATCCACAGCCTATCTGTAATCCAGTCGCTGCTCAAGGTGGTGACACGCCACCCTTCGCTGCAATCTATTGACCTGTCTCACAACCCCATCCCGGCCGTGGCAGGGCGTTCAATCGTGCGACTGATCCGAAATCCGCTTTCACAAGTGACATCCATCAACGTCGGCGACACCGGAATCAGTGCTGACACCATTGGGCAGATCAACTCTTTTTTGAAGGAGAAGCTGACCCCTGCCGCGCTGTCGTACAGCGCCTCCACAGGAGACATGCAAAGCCGACTCACTCAAGGCAGCTGCGATGACGCGCTCATGACGTCATCGTCCACTACGGTGAGCTCCTTGCAGCAGAAGCGTAGCATTGGTAGTGGGCCACTCAAGCAGCCCGCGAAGAAAGAGTCGCGCGGCGTGCGGCTCCCCCCAATTTCACGTCCACCAGCGGCTAGGCGCCATGGGAAGATGCCTTAG
- a CDS encoding elongation factor 1-alpha: protein MGKDKVHMNLVVVGHVDAGKSTATGHLIYKCGGIDKRTIEKFEKEAAEIGKASFKYAWVLDKLKAERERGITIDIALWKFESPKSVFTIIDAPGHRDFIKNMITGTSQADAAILMIDSTHGGFEAGISKDGQTREHALLAFTLGVKQMVVCCNKMDDKTVMYAQSRYDEISKEVSAYLKRVGYNPEKVRFIPISGWQGDNMIDKSDNMPWYKGPTLLDALDMLEPPVRPVDKPLRLPLQDVYKIGGIGTVPVGRVETGIMKPGDVVTFAPANVTTEVKSIEMHHEQLAEAQPGDNVGFNVKNVSVKDIRRGNVCGNSKNDPPKEAADFTAQVIVLNHPGQISNGYAPVLDCHTSHIACRFAEIESKIDRRSGKELEKNPKAIKSGDAAIVKMVPQKPMCVEVFNDYAPLGRFAVRDMRQTVAVGIIKGVNKKESSGGKVTKAATKAAKK, encoded by the coding sequence ATGGGCAAGGATAAGGTGCACATGAACCTTGTGGTCGTCGGCCATGTCGACGCCGGCAAGTCCACCGCCACTGGCCACTTGATCTACAAGTGCGGTGGCATCGACAAGCGCACGATCGAGAAGTTCGAGAAGGAGGCCGCCGAGATCGGCAAGGCGTCCTTCAAGTACGCGTGGGTGCTCGACAAGCtgaaggcggagcgcgagcgcggcatCACGATCGACATTGCGCTGTGGAAGTTCGAGTCGCCGAAGTCCGTGTTCACGATCATCGATGCGCCCGGCCACCGCGACTTCATCAAGAACATGATCACGGGCACGTCGCAGGCGGACGCGGCCATCCTGATGATCGACTCGACGCATGGTGGCTTCGAGGCTGGCATCTCGAAGGACGGCCAGACccgcgagcacgcgctgcttgcCTTCACTCTTGGCGTGAAGCAGATGGTGGTGTGCTGCAACAAGATGGACGACAAGACGGTGATGTACGCGCAGTCGCGCTACGATGAGATCAGCAAGGAGGTGAGCGCGTACCTGAAGCGCGTGGGCTACAACccggagaaggtgcgctTCATCCCGATCTCGGGGTGGCAGGGCGACAACATGATCGACAAGTCGGACAACATGCCGTGGTACAAGGGTCCCacgctgctggacgcgctCGACATGCTGgagccgccggtgcgcccGGTGGAcaagccgctgcgcctgccccTGCAGGACGTGTACAAGATCGGCGGTATCGGGACGGTGCCCGTGGGCCGCGTGGAGACCGGGATCATGAAGCCGGGCGACGTGGTGACGTTCGCGCCCGCCAACGTGACGACTGAGGTGAAGTCGATCGAGAtgcaccacgagcagctggcggaggcgcagcccGGCGACAACGTCGGCTTCAACGTGAAGAACGTGTCGGTGAAGGACATCCGCCGTGGTAACGTGTGCGGCAACTCGAAGAACGACCCGCCGAAGGAGGCGGCCGACTTCACGGCGCAGGTGATCGTGCTGAACCACCCCGGCCAGATCAGCAACGGCTacgcgccggtgctggacTGCCACACGAGCCACATCGCGTGCCGCTTCGCGGAGATCGAGTCCAAGATCGACCGCCGCTCCggcaaggagctggagaagaacCCCAAGGCGATCAAGtctggcgacgccgcgatCGTGAAGATGGTGCCGCAGAAGCCGATGTGCGTGGAGGTGTTCAACGACTACGCGCCGCTGGGCCGCTTTGCCGTGCGCGACATGCGGCAGACGGTCGCCGTGGGCATCATCAAGGGCGTGAACaagaaggagagcagcggcgggaagGTGACCAAGGCGGCCACGAAGGCTGCGAAGAAGTAA
- a CDS encoding putative ADP-ribosylation factor, giving the protein MGAWLTSLKQTLGLLPADRKIRVLMLGLDNAGKTSILYRLHLGDVVTTVPTVGVNLETLQYKNISFEVWDLGGQTGVRPYWRCYFSDTDAVIYVVDSTDRDRMGIAKHELYALLDEDELRKSLLLIFANKQDLPDAASEAEIAEQLGVSSIMNRTWTIVKSSSKTGEGLVEGMDWLVERLREQGIGA; this is encoded by the coding sequence ATGGGGGCGTGGCTGACAAGTCTAAAGCAGACACTTGGTCTGCTGCCGGCAGACCGCAAAATTCGTGTCTTGATGCTCGGCCTGGACAATGCGGGGAAGACTTCGATTCTCTATCGGCTGCACCTCGGTGATGTCGTTACCACCGTCCCCACTGTGGGAGTCAACCTAGAAACTCTTCAGTACAAGAATATCTCCTTCGAAGTGTGGGACCTTGGTGGCCAAACGGGTGTGCGACCGTACTGGCGTTGCTACTTCAGCGACACAGACGCCGTCATCTATGTGGTGGACAGCACTGACAGGGATCGCATGGGTATCGCCAAACACGAATTGTACGCTCTCCTAGACGAGGACGAGCTCAGAAAGAGTCTCTTGCTCATATTCGCCAACAAACAGGATTTGCCGGATGCCGCCAGTGAGGCCGAGATCGCCGAGCAACTTGGGGTTTCGTCCATTATGAATCGCACGTGGACGATTGTAAAAAGCAGTTCAAAAACAGGTGAGGGCCTTGTCGAGGGCATGGATTGGCTCGTGGAGAGGCTTCGTGAGCAAGGGATCGGTGCTTAG